Genomic window (Paenibacillus sp. PK3_47):
AGGGTGTTTTTTAACAAAAGTTACAGCAGTCTCTCAGACCACCAAAAACTCCGCATTCTTCTCACATTCCGCACATTTCGCCGGCGGGTCCCAGTCCGAGAATTCTGTCTCCTTCAAGTCCACAACATCAGGTGCATCCTCGTACTCGTCCACAAATTTGTCGATGGCCAGCTCAACGTGTTCCTTACATACTACATACATTCAATCAAGCATCCCTTTCTGTGCCGCTGCGGCGTATACTTCTACTACTGTTCTACCATACTTCCCCGCAAAAGGAAACCTTCCGCAGCGTAAAAATCCGGCATATTCCCCGTTATCCCTGTCACGCAAATTTCTCAATATTTTTTGCAATCAGCCGTAGCGACTCCTGCCGGAACTCTCCCAGTATATCATGCCTGCTGAAATAGAAGTCTATGGAAATATTAGATATAATCAACTGTACCAGGCTGTAATCGAAAGGAGTATCTCATGATTAATCCATCCATCACCGAAGGCGTTATCCGTACACGCACCAAGCTGCGCAGAGATCTGCTGATCTCCATTTTTGATGAATTTGACGGCGGTATTATGGGGCTAAGCCCTGCCAAACGTGCGGAGAAATACCGCAAAATGTCGCAAAGCGCCTTTTCCTTCTACCGGGGCAGCTCTTATCTGTTCTATTTTGATGCGACGAGGCAGTACTTTCCCTATCACAGCGCTCCGGACCGCCCTACCTGGATTCAGGGGGATCTGCATTTTGAGAATTTTGGCGCGTTCCGCAGTGAATCGGGCGAGATTGTATACGATGTCAATGAT
Coding sequences:
- a CDS encoding CxxH/CxxC protein codes for the protein MYVVCKEHVELAIDKFVDEYEDAPDVVDLKETEFSDWDPPAKCAECEKNAEFLVV